From the genome of Chanodichthys erythropterus isolate Z2021 chromosome 17, ASM2448905v1, whole genome shotgun sequence:
tcaaaGTCATATAtgttgagcgtgtgaacacaatggccaatcagaggcatATGTTGAGCGCGTGAACATAatgaccagagacttatatgtTGAGCATATGAatacaatggccaatcaggggTGTTTAAGTATCTGTTCATCAGTGCTCATAATGCTAAAGGGAgatgctggtatcgtcacatttttaaaatttcagtaatgacttggtaccaaagtcggtacttttgacaacactaatctgtttaaaagttattgttttttatgTGATTATTGGTACATTTTACCAGTATTTACCCTATTTccaatacaaaaaataaatatgaaaaaatatgaaatatgaaaaatttTTCTCTTTATAAAATTCAAGATTTGGTCTTCAAAAAGCCTTTTTCCAAAAGGCGCATCTTGAAAAAGGGAAGGTCGTCTTATAATCAGGGTTGTCTTATATTCGTAACAATACGACAGTAAGGCAACATGGAACATGCTAAATCATATCCTACTGGGATACCCGGGACTCGACCTTTCCTCTAATTTCTAAAATAAAGCTTTGGTGTATCAAGTTAACCTGGATACTAATAAATTAacctgggggggggggggttggaaGCAAAACCCAAAGAACAAAAGTTTGTGACAagtttctctttgtctttttatAGGACAGCCCACATCAACTCTGCCTCCATGCCGGCTAACCTGTTGCTCCTCCTCCTATTTGGGGTGCGTGTGCTGGCCATTTGCCCACCAATGTGCACCTGTAGCAGAGGCCATAGAGTGGTAGACTGCTCTGCCAGAGGATTGGGTATACTTCCCGACAGTCTGCAACACAACATTCATTTCCTCAACTTGTCTCATAACCGGCTCCAAGATCTTGATGGGCTCCTCAATCATTTTGACCACTTAAGAACTTTGGACATCTCCTATAACCATCTGCACCACCTTCCTGTAGGTCTGCCGAGAGCTCTTTGGGATATACGTGCCTCTGGAAACTACATCCGTCAATTGGAAAAGAATGATACGGCCTACCACTGGAACCTTCAGAATCTAGACTTGTCACACAACTTGCTGGAGCGTGTGGTCTTAATTAACAATACGTTGTCCAATCTCCAAGCTCTCAATCTAAGTCACAACAAATTCTGGACTGTCCCGACAAACATGCCCTACAATTTGGAGATTGTGGACCTTTCTCACAACTACTTGTTGCAGATCCTACCTGGCTCACTGGATCGCCTTCCCAGACTGTCAAGATTCTATCTGCATGCTAATCGTTTTACCTCATTAAGTGAAGGTGTCTTCAATCAACTAGATGGACTGCAGCTCCTCACACTAGGAGACAACCCATGGGCTTGTGAGGATGAAGAAAATATAAACCATTTGCTGACTTGGATGCAACAAACCCCTGCGAAAGTCTTGGGCTGCCCCTGCTACACCAGGCCCACATGTGGAGAGGTACACATGGCTACTAGGAGAACCTGGAACTCAGCCGCATTTACAGAGCCGCCACTGGGTGCTGACGCCCGTCATCCTATCCACCGAGCTCCAATGCAGACAGTTACTTCTGGATCCCTGTCCAAGTCAGCCCAGTTGAACGTAGCTCACAATCCAAGCCCTGTTAATACCTCTGGGGCAGGCGTGCAGGTACTAATCATGGGTGGAGGATTTCTCACATCAACTCCACATAGCCTGTCCACACAGTCAAGCACAACAATTCGAACACGTAGCACCAAGAAGGTCCTTCCAGGCAGAGCTCGCAGCACAAGCCATCAAATCCACATATGCAGCTTTGAAACCACCATTTTGGGCCTTTTATGTACAGTTTTCATCCCAAGTGCTTTGTGATTCTGCATAATCTCTTGAACTAGACCTGCtgatttgaaaacaaaaaaatccacCAAGAATGCAAACGAGAGACTCACTTCTTAggttttcattttcacattgtTCTGGCTACTTTTAAGCATTCTTCAAGGTATACAATCTCTGCCTGCTTCCAATAAACTTTCAATCTTCTACATAATGTGACTGGGTACTGTATGGCCACACATATCAACATCTAGACGCATATACAAGTACACTACAAGTAGCAGTTTCTTGATATGGAAAATGGATTGCTCTTTCCAGTGTTATGCTTGAGCATTGACGGATTATTGCATTTCATTGTTTATATTATGTATCAAACTAAAAACACTGTGTAAAGTGTAAAGCTGATGTGTTCTATGAGTACAGACATGCTGCCTTTAActgttgaaataaaaattaaatcgGAAAACCCGTAGCATTTGACTGCATTTACAAAAAGACAACAGGCCATGCAGCAGGACTGGAAATGACAAATGCTTAAACACACAGCAATGCAATGCACAGTTGACAGTACATGTCAAAAAAAGGTTTAAACTTAATGGAACTTTTATACAGGGGTGAATATAAGTGGTGCACAGGTGCAtatgtgcaaaataaaaaatgcgcTGGGCGAGTAGGTTCAGACCACTCATTTTCGTGCCGACATGGTTGACAGCTGTTAATGCACAATCACCGTTTTAAATCGGCTAATTGTAATACTGTATATGATTTTCATTTGAACTCAATGCATAATAATTCTGCTGGTTTCAGAGCAATTGTATATTATAAGTTTACTATAaatgaaatttttatttaatactattttttaatttaaaataatagcaTTATCACactttgttattttgtttataattttattaaaaaactaaAAGTGCAATCAtgctttaattaatatttttatatttatagttatATTTAATGGGTCACACATGTAGTGTGAGCACCAAACAGAATTTCCAGGTGCTCTCGTGAGAACCAGACTGAAAAACTTATGTGCACCACtgattatatatacagtatatatatatatatatatatattatatatatatatatatatatatatatatatatacacattttatatatatatatatatatatatatatatatatatatatatatatatatatatatatatatatatatatatatatatatacagtatattatatattatatatacagtatattatatattatatatatatatatatatatatatatatatatgtgtgatcTGTGAAAACCCATGTGATCTGCTAAACTCCATCACATGGCGAAATTTTACCTATCACAGTTTTCAATACCATATGAAAGCTGGATTCGAGCCCTTTCCAAATCTGATTTTCAGGAACGGAATTGAGAAAAACaggtttaaataataaatggaGGAAATCCAATAGCGTCCTCACACtttggtgctcgggccctaataactGTCACCCCCTTTTTTTGCATAGACATGAAAATACACTATCCAAacataaatggttgtaattcaagaatgctTTGGAATATATACATAAGGTTGgttttgttttaaagaagacacttgtcagattattgtagaagtgaaataaataaaagttagaGAAGTTTAAGATtatgaaaatgtataaatataattgtttatattttataataatatattacaaacatgttttactcttgaactgcaagaaaatcaaagccaaaaatgtcaccattccaaattttaggttgaaatatttaaaaaatgagctttcagtaagattttgtttgggcgcagtaccaaactttttcactagatgacaccccaagctccattactgaccattTAAGGGCTCCTCCATTTATTTGAGTGATCGGAAccatatatttcaatattttcatacattttatgaagTACACATCTTATTCGGAAGTAGTATGGTCAGTTTAGCAgtattttatttgaattcaaCCTCTAATAAACACGTAATTAGAACATGTGTGTTCATTATAGTTCAGTTGTTCTCGTGCTCCGCCTTCTCACGTTAACGTTGTATTCGGAAAAAAAACTTTGCGTGCCGTAGTTTATACAGGACTGGTGGGAAATTTGTATTAATACACCTTCATTCTACATGTTATGTGGTTTATTTTAATAGGTGAACTGTTTTTGTAGTGTTGAGAGGGAAAGCTATGGGCATTTCTTAAACAGTAACGCTAGAGAAAGACAGCCTTGCCACTATAAATCGCTATTTTTCTGCTCTTAACAGGTGAATTTTGCTTAGATGTTTTCAGATGATAGACAAGATGTTATAGAATGATAATTTAATGAGAAtacaattttgacaaaaaattaCATTCAACCTATTTTTCGACCGAAAACATTCCATCGCTACATCCGACGGGTTTTCCTAGATCGCAtcacattatttattatatatatatatatatatatatatatagatagaagagagagagagagagggagagagagagagagagagagagagagagagagagagagagagacggaatTGTCACTTGTTCTTTTTCGTGGCTTTTTGTGCTTAAATggtcaaaaacacaaaaatgtcaaaattccggtatcctcgtaaacacagtagtcagttatgtcttaaacTTACACAGTTGAGAGAGCAAACATGtgaaggctgatttatacttgcATCTGCAATTTCGCTTGGGGGCGAAAGGCAAACATAACGTCATCGCATCGTTGGCATCTCTGTCCGTGCACACCATTCCACGTGGCATTGTgcatggctttttttttttgtaacattccaCTTTCGAAGATACATGACTGAGGCGAATCTGGCTGAGCATTCatgtattctattatatttatttgtgctgcTGCTTGCAATTTGTTAATTTGTTCTTATTTGTCTCTTTTCAGTTCAATTCAAATCAAGCTTCCTTGTGTTTCCTTGTGTCGTGTAACAAAATTAACCTATtgtaaaaacacaaatacaatgAGTGAGCAACCATATAGGTGAGATAAATGTAGCtagttgtttaaaataaaatagtctGGATTAGAGACCAACCTTTAGTAAAGCCTTTAGTCACATGACAGAGGAAACTGACCTTAAAAAGCTCAGATTTTTCCAGAAAAACTAGAGAATAAATAGGTATATATTGCTGGGTAAAACATTGACTTTCAACAGCTCAACAGCTCAACAGAAGTTCAACAGCTTCAGATTCAAGAGTGACATCATTGACTGTATATTGCATCACTTAAAGGGAAAGTTAACACAAAAaggacaattctgtcatcatttactcaccctcatgtagtttcaaacctgtatgactatTTCTATGAACAAAAAGGAAGctgttttgaaaaaagtctcagtGTTATTAATTGAAAGTCATtggggtccaatgttgtttggacaacattattcaaaatttttttttcctataaaagaaagaaattcaaacaggtttggaaggacatgacattttggggtgaaataggTCAtcaattttttggtgaactaggTCAATGGAAgagttttacaaaaaaaaattgcattcacTTCTATCCTCCAATAATAACACGCCTCCGCCTCTTTCAAGGGTGTTGGTTTAAACACTCAAACAAAGGGCATCATTTCACTCCGGCACAGAGCGATTCACAGTAACATCCTTCTAGAGAACTGAAAGACACAAAGAACAATCATCCATGGCAAACGGTAAATATgactatttatatatatatatatatatatattattttcaagGTGATGATATCATATCTAGTATTACTGGCTAATTTTGGATGTATCTTAGATATTAAATACTACTATAtagaacaaaacattttttaaaaaaaattaaaaaattttccGATTTTAATAGTGAGAGAGCTGAATATGGTTTCCAAAACTCAAATACTC
Proteins encoded in this window:
- the omgb gene encoding oligodendrocyte-myelin glycoprotein, coding for MERIRTAHINSASMPANLLLLLLFGVRVLAICPPMCTCSRGHRVVDCSARGLGILPDSLQHNIHFLNLSHNRLQDLDGLLNHFDHLRTLDISYNHLHHLPVGLPRALWDIRASGNYIRQLEKNDTAYHWNLQNLDLSHNLLERVVLINNTLSNLQALNLSHNKFWTVPTNMPYNLEIVDLSHNYLLQILPGSLDRLPRLSRFYLHANRFTSLSEGVFNQLDGLQLLTLGDNPWACEDEENINHLLTWMQQTPAKVLGCPCYTRPTCGEVHMATRRTWNSAAFTEPPLGADARHPIHRAPMQTVTSGSLSKSAQLNVAHNPSPVNTSGAGVQVLIMGGGFLTSTPHSLSTQSSTTIRTRSTKKVLPGRARSTSHQIHICSFETTILGLLCTVFIPSAL